A genomic stretch from Telmatocola sphagniphila includes:
- a CDS encoding arylsulfatase, with protein MKCKNWPVLGLLLFGGFFGYWTASGGLGDLFAQVQKSEAPTAFAPAIDGSILPFPPTPSGSTPGLTMQDSIYKKRVEPKRLAEGAPNILIILMDDLGPGTPSTYGGEIHTPTLSRVAKAGISYNRFHSTAMCSPTRASLLTGRNHTRVCNGQITALANDFDGFSGTIPKSSATVAEVLKNYGYNTGAWGKWHNTPEEAITSKGPFDNWPTGYGFEYFYGFLAGEASQYEPQLVRNTTYVKPEEIERKGYHLTEDIAEDAIKWLREQNAYGPDKPFLMYWAPGAAHGPHHVFNEWADKYKGKFDDGWDKYRERAFARQKELGWIPQDAKLTVRPASLASWESIPEAEKPFQRRLMEVFAGFAEHADYHAGKVIDEIERQGKLDNTLIFYIWGDNGSSAEGQNGTLSEQLAQNGIPSKISQHIQALEELGGLKVLGTAKADNMYHAGWAWAGSTPYKSTKLVGAHFGGTRQPLAVSWPKGIKPDATPRAQFHHVNDVVPTIYEVTKITPPRLVNGVPQDTFDGLSMAYTFGNAAAPGRKKTQFFDIMASRGIYHDGWYACAFGPREPWVQGLPPGIKEWSPEKDKWELYNLETDWSQADDLSEKMPAKLAQMKELFLVESAKNKNLPIGGGMWSTGLYHPEDAPSTPYKEWTFTGPMNRMPEPAAPKLGKFNSIVTMDLEIPANANGVLYSLAGFAGGLTCYMKEGILCYEYNLFEIDRTKIRSKEKLPPGKIQLEVESKLTAKMGGPMQVTLKVNGKMMAEGKVPITAQTHFGTNDCLDIGSDLGSPVALDYYDLAPFKFNGQIGTTKIVYPKK; from the coding sequence ATGAAATGCAAAAACTGGCCCGTACTCGGGCTGCTTCTTTTCGGCGGCTTCTTTGGGTATTGGACAGCTTCCGGAGGTCTCGGCGACCTGTTCGCCCAGGTCCAGAAGTCCGAAGCGCCGACGGCGTTCGCTCCCGCGATCGACGGGTCCATTCTGCCATTTCCGCCGACCCCCTCCGGTTCGACGCCGGGGTTGACCATGCAGGATTCGATTTACAAGAAGCGGGTGGAACCCAAGCGGCTGGCGGAGGGGGCTCCGAACATTCTGATCATTTTGATGGACGACCTGGGCCCTGGAACGCCCTCCACCTACGGCGGCGAAATCCACACCCCCACACTCAGCCGGGTGGCGAAAGCGGGAATCTCGTACAACCGCTTCCATTCGACGGCTATGTGCTCGCCGACGCGGGCCTCCTTACTCACCGGCCGCAATCACACCCGCGTTTGCAACGGCCAGATCACGGCACTTGCGAACGATTTCGACGGCTTCAGCGGAACTATTCCCAAGTCCTCCGCGACGGTGGCCGAGGTCCTGAAAAACTACGGTTACAACACCGGTGCCTGGGGCAAATGGCACAATACGCCCGAAGAAGCGATCACCTCCAAGGGGCCGTTCGACAACTGGCCCACCGGTTACGGCTTCGAATATTTCTACGGCTTCCTGGCGGGAGAAGCCTCGCAATATGAGCCGCAGCTGGTTCGCAATACCACCTACGTGAAACCGGAAGAAATCGAACGCAAGGGCTATCACCTGACCGAAGATATTGCGGAAGACGCCATCAAGTGGCTTCGCGAACAGAATGCCTACGGTCCCGATAAGCCCTTTTTGATGTACTGGGCGCCGGGAGCGGCCCACGGACCGCACCACGTTTTCAACGAGTGGGCGGATAAGTACAAAGGCAAATTCGACGACGGCTGGGATAAATATCGCGAACGCGCCTTTGCGCGGCAAAAAGAACTGGGCTGGATTCCCCAGGACGCCAAACTCACGGTCCGGCCCGCCTCCCTGGCTTCCTGGGAATCGATTCCGGAAGCGGAAAAACCGTTCCAGCGACGATTGATGGAAGTCTTCGCCGGCTTCGCGGAGCATGCCGACTACCACGCCGGGAAAGTGATCGATGAAATCGAACGACAGGGGAAACTCGACAACACCTTAATTTTCTACATCTGGGGAGACAACGGCTCCTCGGCCGAAGGGCAAAACGGAACTCTCAGCGAACAGCTGGCCCAAAATGGGATTCCCAGCAAAATCTCGCAGCACATTCAAGCGCTGGAGGAACTCGGCGGTCTGAAAGTGCTCGGCACCGCGAAAGCCGACAATATGTACCACGCCGGTTGGGCCTGGGCGGGCAGTACCCCGTATAAATCCACGAAGTTAGTGGGAGCGCATTTCGGCGGGACTCGCCAACCTCTGGCCGTCTCCTGGCCCAAGGGCATTAAACCCGATGCCACACCGCGAGCCCAGTTTCACCACGTGAACGATGTCGTGCCGACGATCTACGAGGTCACCAAAATTACACCGCCCCGTCTTGTAAACGGTGTTCCGCAGGATACTTTCGATGGCCTCAGCATGGCCTATACCTTCGGGAATGCCGCTGCCCCGGGCCGGAAAAAGACGCAGTTTTTTGACATCATGGCCAGCCGCGGCATTTACCACGACGGCTGGTATGCCTGCGCTTTTGGACCGCGCGAACCCTGGGTTCAGGGCCTGCCCCCGGGCATCAAGGAATGGTCCCCGGAAAAGGATAAGTGGGAACTCTATAATCTGGAGACGGACTGGAGCCAGGCCGACGATCTCTCGGAAAAGATGCCGGCAAAGCTCGCGCAAATGAAAGAGCTCTTTCTGGTGGAATCCGCCAAGAACAAGAACCTCCCCATCGGCGGCGGCATGTGGTCCACCGGATTGTACCATCCCGAAGACGCCCCCTCGACCCCCTATAAGGAATGGACTTTTACCGGGCCGATGAATCGCATGCCGGAGCCCGCCGCGCCCAAACTCGGCAAGTTTAACAGCATCGTGACGATGGATTTGGAAATTCCAGCGAATGCGAATGGCGTGCTCTATTCGCTGGCGGGTTTTGCGGGCGGACTGACTTGCTACATGAAAGAGGGGATTCTCTGCTACGAATATAACCTCTTCGAGATTGATCGGACCAAGATCCGCAGCAAAGAGAAACTTCCACCTGGCAAAATCCAGCTGGAAGTCGAATCGAAGTTGACCGCCAAAATGGGCGGACCGATGCAGGTTACGCTGAAGGTGAACGGTAAGATGATGGCCGAGGGCAAAGTCCCGATTACGGCACAAACTCACTTTGGCACCAACGATTGCCTGGATATTGGTAGCGATTTGGGGTCACCGGTCGCGCTCGACTACTACGATCTCGCTCCGTTCAAATTCAACGGCCAGATCGGCACGACCAAAATCGTTTATCCGAAGAAATAG
- a CDS encoding HAD family hydrolase, giving the protein MLWTSASADPLPSWNEGKAKQSLLDFVAKVTQEGSPEFVPASERIATFDNDGTLWCERPLPVQLFFALDRVKALAPKHPEWQEKQPFKAVLEGDLKAVFAGGEKALLELMMTTHAGMTTDEFESVVKDWIATAKHPKYKRPYTDLVYQPMLELLTYLRAKGFKTYVVSGGGVEFMRPWMEKAYGIPPEQVMGSSIQVKYELRNGQPVLRRLPQLDFNDDKAGKPVAIHRFIGRRPVMAFGNSDGDFEMLEWTTSAPGPRFGLLVHHTDAEREYAYDRQAALGRLDRGLDEAPKRNWTVVDMKKDWKKVFPFEPLKP; this is encoded by the coding sequence CTGTTGTGGACCTCGGCCTCCGCCGACCCGTTGCCTTCTTGGAATGAAGGTAAAGCCAAACAATCCCTTCTCGATTTCGTCGCGAAAGTGACCCAGGAAGGCTCTCCAGAATTCGTTCCCGCCAGCGAACGGATCGCCACGTTCGACAACGACGGCACGCTGTGGTGCGAGCGGCCTTTGCCCGTCCAACTCTTCTTTGCCCTCGACCGCGTCAAAGCCCTGGCCCCAAAGCACCCGGAATGGCAAGAGAAACAACCTTTTAAGGCCGTACTCGAAGGAGACCTAAAGGCCGTGTTCGCAGGCGGGGAGAAAGCCCTGCTGGAACTGATGATGACCACCCATGCGGGGATGACGACCGACGAATTTGAATCCGTCGTCAAGGACTGGATCGCCACCGCGAAACATCCCAAGTACAAGCGGCCCTACACCGATCTGGTTTATCAGCCGATGCTCGAACTGCTGACGTATCTGCGGGCCAAGGGCTTCAAAACCTACGTCGTCTCCGGAGGCGGAGTGGAATTCATGCGGCCCTGGATGGAAAAAGCCTACGGCATCCCTCCCGAACAGGTCATGGGGAGCAGTATCCAAGTGAAGTACGAACTCCGCAACGGCCAACCGGTCTTGAGGCGGTTGCCGCAACTCGATTTCAACGATGATAAAGCCGGGAAACCGGTGGCCATCCACCGCTTCATCGGCCGCCGCCCCGTCATGGCCTTCGGCAACTCGGACGGCGATTTCGAAATGCTCGAATGGACCACTTCGGCCCCAGGGCCGCGCTTCGGATTGCTGGTCCACCACACTGACGCCGAGCGGGAGTATGCCTACGATCGCCAAGCCGCCCTCGGCCGACTCGATCGAGGGCTCGATGAAGCCCCGAAGCGAAACTGGACGGTCGTGGACATGAAAAAAGATTGGAAGAAAGTGTTCCCTTTTGAGCCCTTAAAACCTTAG
- the tnpC gene encoding IS66 family transposase, which translates to MDIVTEEMIARQPAEAQAIIRLLLAEVAKLKEQLARNPGNSSKPPSSEHPHARPSKQALKKAKRKAGGQPGHTKHERSLVSVDRCIEMISCKPTECRRCGEALSGTDPQPLRHQVWEIPEIQPSITEYQLHRLPCSCGKTTCGELPAGVPSGAAGPRLIALSSLLMVCFRLSKRRCALFLEQILGQEASAAWMVKLQNRASEALQQPYRELQQALPGQAVVQGDESPTKEGPIKAWTWTFVAPRFTLFACRTSRKAEVVREFLGPAYSGILNCDRAKMYWAFGRLQWCWAHLIRDFQSLIDRPCSVSKRLGRDLQRQTRAMFELWKRIRDGSLERPEFQKRMVPIRSQIEALLLRGKCDRKTRGLCAELWKYRTRLWTFVEVEGVEPTNNAAERALRPFVIWRKICFGTQSAAGSRFLERMLTVIETCRQQKRNCLAFIKEAVQAHFNNKTPRSLLAGA; encoded by the coding sequence ATGGATATCGTAACTGAAGAAATGATCGCTCGCCAACCCGCCGAAGCTCAGGCGATCATTCGTTTGCTTTTGGCCGAGGTTGCCAAACTGAAAGAGCAATTGGCGCGAAATCCGGGCAATTCTTCGAAGCCTCCGTCTTCGGAGCATCCTCATGCCAGGCCGTCGAAGCAAGCGCTTAAGAAGGCTAAGCGGAAAGCGGGCGGTCAACCGGGACACACCAAGCACGAACGCTCTTTGGTATCGGTCGATCGCTGTATCGAAATGATCTCCTGCAAGCCGACCGAATGCCGTCGGTGCGGCGAAGCGTTGAGCGGAACTGACCCCCAACCCCTGCGGCATCAAGTGTGGGAGATTCCCGAAATCCAGCCTTCGATCACCGAATATCAACTGCATCGGCTGCCTTGTTCCTGCGGCAAGACGACCTGCGGCGAATTGCCGGCGGGCGTTCCTTCCGGAGCGGCCGGACCTCGATTGATCGCTTTGTCGTCTCTTTTAATGGTCTGTTTCCGACTCTCCAAGCGACGCTGCGCTCTGTTTCTGGAACAGATCCTGGGTCAGGAAGCTTCCGCCGCCTGGATGGTCAAACTTCAGAACCGGGCGTCCGAAGCTTTACAGCAGCCGTACCGGGAATTACAGCAGGCCTTGCCTGGGCAAGCGGTGGTTCAGGGCGACGAATCTCCCACCAAAGAAGGTCCGATCAAGGCTTGGACCTGGACTTTTGTCGCTCCCCGATTTACTCTGTTCGCCTGTCGGACCAGTCGCAAGGCCGAAGTAGTTCGCGAATTTCTCGGCCCCGCGTACTCGGGCATCTTGAACTGCGACCGGGCCAAAATGTACTGGGCTTTCGGACGCCTGCAATGGTGCTGGGCCCATCTGATCCGCGACTTCCAGAGCCTGATCGACCGGCCTTGTTCTGTGTCGAAGCGGTTGGGCCGGGACTTGCAACGGCAAACTCGAGCGATGTTCGAACTCTGGAAACGCATTCGAGACGGGAGCCTGGAACGCCCGGAATTCCAAAAGCGGATGGTTCCGATTCGCTCGCAAATCGAAGCCTTACTCCTTCGAGGAAAATGCGACCGGAAAACGCGAGGCCTGTGCGCCGAACTCTGGAAGTACCGCACTCGACTTTGGACGTTCGTCGAAGTGGAGGGAGTCGAACCGACCAACAACGCGGCCGAGCGGGCCTTGCGGCCGTTCGTCATTTGGCGAAAAATCTGCTTCGGCACGCAATCCGCTGCCGGAAGCCGTTTCCTCGAGAGAATGCTCACGGTCATCGAAACCTGCCGACAGCAAAAACGCAACTGCCTCGCATTTATCAAAGAGGCTGTCCAGGCTCACTTCAACAACAAAACCCCCCGCTCACTCCTGGCCGGGGCGTGA
- a CDS encoding arylsulfatase yields MKRTLIAGSLILLLVPLSSERVRHYLSAQNPSPPAQSEGSVLPFPPTPSASTPGATLQESVMKWRKEPERLKPGAPSVLIVLIDDVGFGVADTFGGEVHTPTLTRLRDTGISYNTFHTTSICSPTRAALLTGRNHHRVGNGTIAERASDFDGYTGIIPKSSATIPEVLHHYGYKSAAFGKWHNTPANQTTAMGPFDRWPTGHGFDYFYGFLAGETSQWEPRLYENLTAIEPPHNEKYHLTEDMVEKGLNWLKRHQAFSPDKPFLMYWAPGAVHGPHHIFKEWADKYKGKFDDGWDKYRERVFARQKALGWIPADTKLTPRDETLASWDSIPEAERPFQRRLMEVFAGFVEHTDAQVGKMVDGLEQLGLRENTIILYVWGDNGSSAEGQKGTVSELLAQNNIPNTIEQQLAALAKVGGLEALGGPKLDSMYHAGWAWAGGTPFRSTKLVAAHFGGTRNPLVISWPQGIKPDPKPRSQFHHVNDIAPTLYDIIGIKPPEEVGGIKQDPIDGISMAYTFAESNAPGRKKTQYFENNASRGVYHDGWFACTFGPMIPWDTPGSMPRLKNWDANKDVWELYDVSKDFSQADDLSAKEPERLAKMKELFLAQAKANKALPIGGGLWTRFHPEDRIGSPYKTWRFDSTTIRMPEFTAPGLGRESNHVSLDIEVGQEATGVLYALGGISGGLTLYMDKGLLCYEYNMLIIERTKVKSEGKIAAGKHQIEVDETIPKPGGPAEVVLKVDGQEVAKTTVKRTVPGAFTASETLDVGVDLGSPVSLDYAERAPFPFTGKIEKMVVERK; encoded by the coding sequence ATGAAACGCACTCTGATCGCTGGCAGCCTGATTTTGCTGCTGGTGCCGCTGAGCTCAGAACGAGTTCGCCACTATTTATCGGCCCAAAATCCTTCTCCGCCCGCCCAATCGGAGGGCTCCGTTTTGCCATTTCCGCCGACGCCTTCGGCGAGTACACCCGGGGCGACGTTGCAGGAATCGGTCATGAAATGGCGGAAAGAGCCGGAGCGCCTGAAGCCGGGAGCGCCTAGCGTCTTGATCGTTCTGATCGACGACGTCGGTTTCGGAGTCGCCGACACCTTTGGCGGCGAGGTCCATACCCCGACCCTCACCCGGCTACGCGATACAGGTATCAGCTACAACACCTTTCACACCACTTCGATCTGTTCCCCCACCCGGGCGGCCCTGTTGACGGGCCGAAATCATCATCGCGTGGGCAATGGAACTATCGCCGAGCGGGCCTCGGATTTCGATGGCTATACCGGCATTATTCCCAAATCGTCGGCGACCATTCCGGAAGTTCTGCACCATTATGGCTATAAGTCGGCGGCCTTCGGGAAGTGGCATAACACCCCGGCCAATCAAACGACGGCTATGGGGCCCTTCGACCGCTGGCCTACCGGGCATGGGTTCGATTACTTCTACGGCTTCTTAGCCGGCGAAACGTCGCAGTGGGAACCGCGCCTCTACGAAAACTTGACCGCGATTGAACCGCCCCACAACGAAAAATACCATCTCACCGAAGACATGGTCGAGAAGGGCCTGAACTGGTTGAAACGGCATCAGGCTTTTTCGCCCGATAAACCCTTTTTGATGTACTGGGCTCCGGGAGCGGTGCACGGGCCGCATCACATCTTCAAGGAATGGGCCGATAAGTACAAAGGCAAATTTGACGACGGCTGGGATAAATACCGCGAACGGGTCTTTGCCCGTCAGAAAGCGCTCGGTTGGATTCCCGCCGATACGAAGCTGACGCCCCGCGATGAAACCCTCGCCTCCTGGGACAGCATTCCTGAAGCAGAACGGCCTTTTCAACGACGACTTATGGAAGTTTTTGCCGGGTTCGTCGAACATACCGATGCCCAGGTGGGCAAAATGGTTGATGGCCTCGAGCAACTCGGCTTGCGCGAGAACACGATCATCCTATACGTCTGGGGCGATAACGGTTCGAGCGCGGAAGGTCAGAAGGGCACCGTCAGTGAACTACTGGCCCAGAACAATATCCCGAACACCATCGAACAGCAACTGGCCGCTTTAGCGAAAGTCGGCGGACTGGAAGCCCTCGGGGGACCGAAACTGGATAGTATGTATCACGCCGGTTGGGCCTGGGCCGGGGGCACGCCGTTCCGGTCGACCAAACTGGTCGCGGCTCACTTCGGCGGCACGCGCAATCCCCTGGTGATTTCCTGGCCTCAAGGGATTAAGCCGGACCCCAAACCCCGCTCGCAATTTCATCACGTCAATGACATCGCCCCAACGCTGTACGACATTATCGGCATTAAACCGCCGGAGGAAGTGGGAGGCATTAAACAGGATCCGATCGACGGCATCAGTATGGCTTACACGTTTGCCGAGTCGAACGCCCCCGGGCGCAAGAAGACCCAGTATTTTGAGAACAACGCCAGTCGCGGGGTCTATCACGACGGCTGGTTTGCCTGCACCTTCGGTCCGATGATTCCCTGGGATACGCCGGGGTCAATGCCAAGACTGAAGAACTGGGATGCCAATAAAGATGTTTGGGAACTCTACGACGTTTCGAAAGATTTCTCGCAAGCCGATGATCTCTCGGCGAAGGAACCTGAACGTTTGGCTAAGATGAAAGAGCTCTTCCTCGCTCAAGCCAAAGCGAATAAAGCCCTGCCCATTGGCGGCGGCTTATGGACCCGGTTCCATCCCGAAGACCGCATCGGCAGCCCCTATAAAACGTGGCGTTTCGATTCCACAACGATTCGCATGCCAGAATTCACTGCTCCCGGCCTTGGTCGCGAAAGCAATCATGTCTCCCTGGACATCGAAGTTGGCCAAGAAGCTACAGGTGTTTTGTACGCTCTGGGCGGAATATCCGGCGGACTGACTCTGTACATGGATAAAGGGCTACTCTGCTACGAATACAACATGTTGATTATTGAGCGAACAAAGGTCAAATCCGAAGGAAAAATCGCGGCCGGCAAACACCAAATCGAAGTCGATGAGACGATCCCCAAACCGGGAGGTCCGGCGGAAGTGGTACTCAAAGTCGACGGTCAAGAGGTCGCCAAAACCACCGTGAAACGAACGGTTCCCGGCGCCTTCACGGCCAGCGAAACGCTCGATGTCGGCGTCGATCTCGGTTCCCCCGTCTCCCTCGATTATGCCGAGCGCGCCCCGTTCCCATTCACCGGCAAAATCGAGAAGATGGTCGTCGAACGAAAATAA
- a CDS encoding helix-turn-helix transcriptional regulator, with amino-acid sequence MARVFSTWDGTLVQMSRGRFEGTLELAHGEKIQVHRATGNQEIFVRGQEKSATCTFTLVLPESENCLWQRRSLSAGDLVVRSADVEVHHWAGRQAVNLSLSVGERTLRDAADTLGVELGAFRWQALRPEPVVFQQLEKLLRSFLASVPGSAERSHLEEACLRTVVEALCPASKKREPSLLSSIRADLVQRGEDQMRRQLDGFLCESDLCRELGVSGRTLRLAFQEHYGLGPIEYYRVLRLNAARRTIKNLRTDSESIASIAQTFGFHHSGKFSLYFRRLFGELPSEIGRYTASKKG; translated from the coding sequence TTGGCACGCGTTTTCTCAACGTGGGACGGGACTTTGGTGCAGATGTCCCGGGGCCGATTCGAAGGAACTCTGGAATTGGCTCACGGAGAGAAGATTCAAGTCCATCGGGCGACGGGGAATCAAGAAATTTTCGTTCGCGGCCAAGAAAAGTCGGCCACGTGCACCTTCACCTTGGTTCTACCCGAAAGTGAAAATTGTTTGTGGCAGCGCCGCTCCCTCTCCGCCGGGGATCTGGTTGTTCGCAGTGCCGACGTGGAAGTTCATCACTGGGCCGGCCGCCAGGCGGTGAATCTCAGTCTGAGTGTCGGGGAGCGGACCTTGCGAGACGCCGCAGATACTCTCGGTGTGGAGTTAGGGGCCTTCCGCTGGCAGGCTCTTCGTCCGGAACCGGTCGTCTTTCAACAGTTGGAAAAATTACTCCGCAGTTTTTTGGCCTCGGTCCCGGGGTCGGCCGAACGGTCCCACCTGGAAGAGGCTTGCCTGAGGACGGTGGTAGAAGCCCTCTGTCCGGCTTCGAAAAAGCGAGAGCCGAGTTTACTCTCCTCGATCCGGGCCGATTTGGTCCAGCGCGGGGAGGATCAGATGCGCCGTCAGTTAGACGGGTTTTTGTGCGAATCGGATCTCTGTCGCGAACTGGGGGTCAGTGGACGGACGTTACGATTGGCCTTTCAGGAACACTACGGCTTGGGTCCGATCGAGTACTACCGGGTCTTGCGTCTGAACGCCGCCCGCCGGACGATCAAGAATCTCCGAACCGATTCCGAATCCATTGCGTCCATCGCCCAGACCTTCGGATTTCACCATTCGGGCAAATTCTCCCTCTATTTTCGAAGACTCTTTGGGGAGCTCCCTTCCGAAATCGGACGCTATACCGCATCGAAAAAAGGCTGA
- a CDS encoding transcriptional regulator translates to MKEEAPIVLDPLIHEVARLVIVSVLNECGAASFNFLLGTTGLTRGNLSAHMIRLVTAGYVEEKKQIRDRKMLTEYSLSSVGRKAFADYRREWTRLTQGNASLR, encoded by the coding sequence GTGAAAGAGGAGGCACCGATCGTACTCGATCCTTTGATTCACGAGGTGGCTCGGCTCGTGATCGTATCCGTCCTCAACGAATGTGGCGCCGCGAGTTTCAACTTCCTGCTCGGCACGACGGGGTTGACGCGAGGCAATCTCTCGGCGCACATGATTCGGCTGGTCACGGCGGGCTATGTCGAGGAGAAGAAACAAATTCGGGATCGCAAAATGCTCACCGAATATAGCCTCAGTTCCGTCGGACGCAAAGCGTTCGCGGACTATCGAAGGGAATGGACCCGTTTGACCCAGGGCAACGCTTCCCTCCGCTGA
- a CDS encoding DUF2092 domain-containing protein, with protein MNDEYLNPDSKHLEPPLEAAVQSIRAQPLSETAIERVKTRAKLLAIPSTATPLTPGILQRRWATSRKVLAGLGAVAALLLVGAGVTLLLDRSGSQAFAQVLENVKALRTVRFTTSTQFGLSRKIEGQMYLEGNRMRLEQFDGKLIQIGDLDKKQALFLDGHRKLAQSVEIDAKMVQEFANPIDKLRQAQANDAERIGQEILRGRRTQVYRLRKVDLLGIKGSGEMQVWVDAESHLPAKIVIRDPDPKAEMEMRFDEFIWNEPLDPKLFSLDLPEGFQKGSVVSKSPLPEPLPNGKTLDSPNVQVDGILSRDRVPAQLIWNRQGTSITALMRDPESVPPPERRPNELRQWDIATGKLRWSQSIAGAGSVAGSSDGKFLATIIGREIQLRDTATGQVTRKWTTDKPLSPLAFSPDGKFLAAGITEWGPFGGNGGKPSGGVQFWEIERGSLIRTIAEDKPTTFVKYSLEGKSLATSSNEGPVKLWDVNTGELMRLFPGCHSADFSPDGTMIACPSALASADKTVGKVDLYKLQDGSLVKSLVSEKAPAISFLESVTFSPDGHWLAAADWNGTVSLWNLASGQRKQTSVRTSAGVLSAAFTPEGGTLATGGEDKILHLWKLSAQNIEPVSPK; from the coding sequence ATGAACGATGAATATCTTAATCCCGATTCCAAGCATCTCGAACCCCCTCTGGAGGCCGCGGTCCAGTCGATACGGGCCCAACCGCTTTCCGAAACGGCGATCGAACGAGTGAAAACGCGAGCCAAGCTGTTGGCGATTCCGTCGACTGCGACACCACTAACCCCTGGCATTCTGCAGCGACGATGGGCCACCTCCCGAAAAGTCCTGGCGGGACTGGGCGCTGTGGCCGCACTGCTTCTGGTGGGAGCTGGAGTCACTCTGTTACTCGATCGCTCCGGCAGCCAAGCCTTCGCTCAAGTCCTCGAAAACGTCAAAGCGCTTCGTACCGTGCGATTTACCACCAGCACGCAATTCGGACTGTCGCGAAAAATCGAAGGCCAAATGTATCTCGAAGGCAACCGGATGCGCCTCGAGCAGTTCGACGGCAAGCTGATCCAGATTGGCGATCTGGACAAGAAACAAGCCTTGTTCCTGGATGGCCATCGCAAGCTGGCCCAGTCGGTCGAGATCGATGCCAAGATGGTCCAGGAGTTTGCCAATCCGATCGACAAATTACGGCAGGCCCAAGCGAACGACGCCGAGCGGATTGGTCAGGAGATTCTCCGGGGGCGTCGCACGCAGGTCTATCGGCTCCGCAAAGTGGATTTGCTCGGCATCAAGGGCAGTGGCGAGATGCAGGTGTGGGTCGATGCGGAAAGTCATTTGCCAGCCAAGATCGTGATCCGCGATCCGGACCCGAAGGCCGAGATGGAAATGCGCTTCGACGAGTTTATCTGGAATGAACCGCTGGATCCGAAATTGTTTTCGCTCGACCTTCCCGAAGGCTTCCAAAAGGGTAGCGTCGTATCGAAGTCGCCTCTCCCGGAACCGCTGCCGAACGGGAAGACGCTGGATTCCCCTAATGTGCAAGTAGACGGGATACTCAGCCGCGATCGGGTTCCCGCTCAGTTGATCTGGAATCGGCAGGGCACATCGATCACCGCCTTGATGCGGGATCCGGAATCGGTCCCGCCTCCGGAACGACGGCCGAACGAACTGCGACAATGGGACATCGCCACCGGAAAGTTGAGATGGTCGCAATCGATCGCGGGTGCCGGTTCGGTAGCCGGGAGTTCCGATGGAAAATTTCTCGCGACGATTATCGGCCGAGAAATTCAGTTGCGGGATACCGCGACCGGTCAAGTGACTCGGAAATGGACCACCGATAAACCGCTGTCGCCCCTGGCATTCTCCCCGGACGGCAAGTTCCTGGCGGCCGGCATCACCGAGTGGGGACCTTTCGGCGGCAACGGGGGCAAACCCTCCGGCGGAGTCCAGTTCTGGGAAATCGAGCGCGGCAGCTTGATTCGAACGATTGCCGAGGACAAACCGACCACGTTCGTGAAGTACTCGCTCGAGGGTAAGTCCCTGGCGACCTCTTCGAACGAAGGACCGGTGAAATTGTGGGACGTGAACACCGGGGAACTGATGCGCCTCTTCCCTGGTTGCCACTCGGCCGATTTCTCCCCCGATGGCACGATGATCGCTTGCCCGTCGGCACTGGCTTCGGCCGATAAAACCGTGGGGAAGGTCGATCTCTATAAACTGCAGGACGGATCCCTAGTCAAGTCCTTGGTCAGTGAGAAAGCCCCGGCGATCAGTTTTCTGGAGAGTGTAACTTTCTCCCCCGATGGACACTGGCTGGCCGCGGCGGACTGGAATGGCACGGTCAGCCTCTGGAACCTTGCCAGCGGGCAACGGAAACAGACAAGCGTGCGGACTTCAGCAGGCGTTCTCTCCGCGGCTTTCACTCCGGAGGGGGGCACGCTGGCCACCGGAGGGGAAGATAAAATCCTTCACTTATGGAAGCTTTCGGCCCAAAATATAGAGCCGGTGTCCCCGAAATAA
- a CDS encoding RNA polymerase sigma factor, translated as MTDRALPNWDRIVERHAKSVFRVSLRILGSIQDAEDVSQEVFTEAFRRNKAGPVQSWAGLLVRMATLRSIDRLRRQRVTVELREGDSRVTIEPFEEVAAAELGTWLRKAIAQLPDQQAAIFALFYFEQQSRDEISTTLEITPEAVSTALYKARQRLRTQLNLFNQGELK; from the coding sequence ATGACCGATAGGGCGCTACCCAACTGGGACCGGATTGTGGAACGCCACGCGAAAAGCGTGTTCCGAGTCTCGTTGCGGATCCTGGGTTCCATCCAGGATGCGGAAGATGTCTCCCAGGAGGTCTTCACGGAAGCCTTCCGGCGGAACAAAGCGGGCCCAGTGCAGAGTTGGGCCGGTCTACTGGTGCGCATGGCGACCTTGCGCTCGATCGATCGGCTGCGTCGCCAGCGAGTGACCGTCGAACTCCGAGAAGGGGATAGCCGGGTGACCATCGAGCCTTTCGAAGAAGTGGCCGCCGCGGAGTTGGGGACCTGGCTGCGGAAAGCCATCGCTCAATTGCCCGACCAGCAGGCCGCGATTTTCGCTCTGTTTTACTTCGAACAACAGTCCCGCGACGAGATTTCCACCACGTTGGAAATTACACCCGAGGCGGTCTCGACCGCGTTGTACAAAGCACGTCAACGCTTGCGGACGCAACTGAACCTCTTCAACCAAGGAGAATTGAAATGA